TCTTAATTATTCTCATTGTTGCTGTCTTTTATTTCTAAAAAGTCTGGAGTTGGATGGATGTATTTGCTGATCTCTGTTAAGATTACAAGTAAAAAAGGAACTATATGAAAATCGGAATTATCGCTGCCATGGAGCAGGAATTAGTGCTTCTAGTGGAGCAATTGGAAAATAAGGTTGAAGAAATTGTTTTAGGCAATATCTACTATACAGGACGATTGGGTAAACATGATGTTGTTTTGGTGCAATCAGGTGTAGGGAAGGTTATGTCAGCCATGTCTGTGGCTGTTCTGGCAGACCACTTTGAGGTTGATGCCCTAATTAACACTGGCTCTGCAGGAGCCGTAGCGCCTGAACTTAAGATTGGGGACGTGGTTGTGGCATCAAGATTAGTCTACCACGATGTTGATTTGACAGCTTTTGGCTATGATTATGGTCAAATGTCTATGCAGCCGCTTTACTTTGAAAGTGACCCTAGCTTTGTAGAGACTTTTGAAAAGGTTTTGGCTCAAGCCTCTATCGACTCTAAAATTGGTCTTATTGCGACTGGTGATAGTTTTATTGCAGGTCAGGATAAGATTGATGCTATTAAAGGGCACTTTCCAGAAGTCTTAGCCGTGGAAATGGAAGGAGCAGCCATTGCTCAAGCTGCACAAAGTGTGAAGAAGCCTTTCATCGTTGTCCGTGCTATGAGTGATACAGCAGCTCATGACGCTAATATTACCTTTGACGAATTTATTATTCAGGCGGGTAAACAATCAGCTGCGATCCTAGTGGAGTTTCTCAAAGAACTTGCTTAAGTAGTATAAATGAGTGTTAAGGTCCACCTTCTTAATAAGGTTAAAAGCTACTGTCATTCTTAAGAGGATGGCAGTTTTTTTCTACTATACATTCATATAATCTTCCAATCTTTGAAAGCAATAACTTGAATTTCGGCATTTTTAAAATAGAATCACAATTAAAATTATGGCAAAAAATGAGGAAGTGAAACAATGTTAAAAGAGGGGTCTGACCATAAAGTCTATAATATAAGTTTTTTTAGATTGCACTATCTATTTACTTGCAAAGTTCTGAAAATAGCGTGTAACTCTTGTTGAAAAGGATTACAAAAATAGGAAGATAGAATTATGAATAATCTATTCTGTGATTTAAGGCTGCGTTTCCCTACTAGCTACGATATCAATGTCTATAATCCTAAAAATGAAATTGTGGGTCTTGAATAGATAAATCCTGAAAAGAATCGTATCACAACGACTTTTAATAATTATTTCAAGATCCATTTAAACAATAAGCTTATGATTTGGGAGTTGGATACCTTATATTCTGATGAAGTAGAAGAAAGGGAGCATATTACTCTTGATTTTGTGGGACGTATCATTCAAGTTACAGTGGGTAAAGTGCAGTCACCTCCTCCATGGGAAGAGGTCATCTCTAAATGGGGAAGCCAAGACAAGCAGAGTCTAACTCTACTAAATTGGCAAATGTGTCTTAACGACTCACGTCTTGTCCATAACAACTTGAGATTGATTGACACTTGGTCTGACAATCAACGGTTTTTGGACGGTTCTCTACAGCTTCGCTACATTGATTTAGCAGATCCTTGAATTGACAAGGGATCTGCTATAGACCTGATTAAGAGTTTCTCTTATGACGACTCCCATTTTGATCTTAAACTTAATCAGTTAGACCGCATGGTCTATGTTTGATATCAAACCCGTTTGACACAACCTGTTGAAGAATCACACAACCCTGTTAACCGTATTAAGCTTCATGCTGATGTTATTTCTAATTCTTATAAGTCAACCATTCACTTGGATGGAGGTCGTGGAGATGCCATCGGGGATAACCTTACTCATTTCAATTTTGAACTTGAAAAGGAATTAACAGGTAGAGACCTCAAAGATAGAGAGTTTACATTCAAACTCCTTGATGTTACTGATGGTGCCAATCCTGTTGAGTTAGGGGAAACCACTAATGATGCCAAGAGTAAAATTGTCGTTTCAGATTTCTCACTTAGCAAGCCAAGCATCTATCATTATTGCGTGACTGAAGTTCCAGGAAATGATGAAGATGTGGTATATGATAAGCTAGAAGCCGATATCACTATTCAGCTTGTTCGTGAAACTGTCGATAACCAAGTTAAATTGGTTGCCAAGGTTTCCTACCCAGAAGACGGTAGGTATC
This region of Streptococcus thermophilus genomic DNA includes:
- a CDS encoding 5'-methylthioadenosine/adenosylhomocysteine nucleosidase, coding for MKIGIIAAMEQELVLLVEQLENKVEEIVLGNIYYTGRLGKHDVVLVQSGVGKVMSAMSVAVLADHFEVDALINTGSAGAVAPELKIGDVVVASRLVYHDVDLTAFGYDYGQMSMQPLYFESDPSFVETFEKVLAQASIDSKIGLIATGDSFIAGQDKIDAIKGHFPEVLAVEMEGAAIAQAAQSVKKPFIVVRAMSDTAAHDANITFDEFIIQAGKQSAAILVEFLKELA
- a CDS encoding Spy0128 family protein, encoding MTQPVEESHNPVNRIKLHADVISNSYKSTIHLDGGRGDAIGDNLTHFNFELEKELTGRDLKDREFTFKLLDVTDGANPVELGETTNDAKSKIVVSDFSLSKPSIYHYCVTEVPGNDEDVVYDKLEADITIQLVRETVDNQVKLVAKVSYPEDGRYL